Proteins encoded by one window of Nitrospiria bacterium:
- a CDS encoding 6-bladed beta-propeller has product MKGRRWIGLLWAGLMLTACATPEAAKTKVERYWPLPPDPPVISYLNSFSEPKDLGAKRSWFRMTVEFLFGPEAAPHMIRPYAVATDGKGRVYVTDTGLQAVHIYDFADKTYRQIFWIERSRSRLMSPVGVALDDRGLIYVSDSELNRIFVYEPRKLRWVRTIGDAGQFQRLTGIAYHPKLQRLYAVDTAAHQVSAFDLSGKRLMTFGRRGKEDGELNFPTHITIDSEGALYVTDSMNFRVQIFDADGKFLGKLGHVGNTLGSFSKPKGVAVDASGHIYVVDGLYDTIQIFDRKGELLLNFGRTGEKAGDFYLPAGIAVDNKNRIYVADTYNQRVEVFQFLGEPRP; this is encoded by the coding sequence ATGAAGGGGAGACGATGGATCGGGCTTTTATGGGCGGGGTTGATGTTGACGGCCTGCGCCACCCCTGAAGCAGCCAAAACCAAGGTCGAACGGTATTGGCCATTGCCGCCCGATCCGCCTGTCATTTCGTATCTGAACAGTTTTTCCGAACCCAAGGATCTGGGCGCGAAACGGAGTTGGTTCAGGATGACCGTTGAATTTCTGTTCGGCCCGGAGGCGGCCCCCCACATGATTCGTCCGTATGCCGTGGCCACCGATGGGAAGGGGCGCGTCTACGTCACGGACACCGGCCTCCAGGCGGTCCATATCTACGATTTTGCGGACAAGACTTATCGGCAGATTTTTTGGATCGAGCGGAGCCGATCCCGCTTGATGTCGCCTGTCGGCGTCGCCCTGGACGATCGCGGCCTGATCTATGTGTCCGATTCGGAGCTCAACCGGATCTTCGTGTATGAACCCCGAAAATTACGATGGGTCCGGACGATCGGAGACGCGGGACAGTTTCAGCGCCTGACCGGCATTGCCTATCATCCCAAGCTGCAGCGCCTTTACGCGGTGGACACGGCGGCCCATCAGGTTTCGGCCTTTGATCTTTCCGGCAAGCGGCTGATGACCTTCGGCCGGCGCGGAAAAGAGGACGGCGAGCTGAATTTTCCAACCCATATCACGATCGATTCGGAAGGCGCGTTATACGTCACGGATTCGATGAACTTCCGGGTGCAGATCTTCGATGCGGACGGAAAATTTCTTGGCAAGCTGGGCCATGTCGGAAATACCCTGGGCAGTTTTTCAAAACCCAAAGGGGTCGCGGTGGACGCTTCCGGACATATCTATGTGGTGGACGGCCTCTACGACACGATCCAGATTTTCGACCGGAAGGGGGAATTGCTTTTGAACTTCGGTCGAACCGGCGAGAAAGCCGGGGACTTCTACTTGCCGGCCGGCATCGCCGTCGACAATAAGAACCGGATTTATGTGGCGGACACCTACAACCAGCGCGTGGAGGTTTTCCAGTTTTTGGGAGAGCCTCGACCGTGA